Genomic segment of Actinomycetota bacterium:
GGAGGCTGCCCAAAAAATTCTCTCTCAAGCGGCGATTTTCGAAAATTCCGTGCAGGTAACATCCGAAGACGGGGAGTTCCTCGTGCAACGCCCCGTCCTCGATACGTACCTCCATCCCGTCCCGTTCCACGATAAGGAGGGGCGCTTCGCCTTCCACCCGGGAAATTCCCATGTGAATCTCGTAACCGCTCAGGGGAGGATGGGAGGGGTCCATCCCCAGCCAGGGGATCTTCCTCCTGGCCACCGCCTTCACCAGGTGGGTGCTTTTCTCGGAAGCCATGACCGTGTCCACCGGCAACATCCCCAGGCCCTCCACCCTTCCCGGACCAAATTCCACCCCCGCGGGATCCTCGATGCTTCTTCCCAGTATCTGGTAACCAGCGCATATGCCGATCAGCGGAATACCGCTGGCTGCGAGACGCATCACGGCGGCGGCGAGTCCGCTCCTTCTCAGGAAAGCGAGGTCCGAGGCCGTGCTCTTGCTTCCGGGCAGGAAAATGGCGTCCGGTACTCCCAGGTGGCGTGGATTCCTAACGTAGCGGACCTTCACCCCCGGTTCCCTTTCCAGGGGTTGGAAATCGGTGGCGTTGGATATATATGGGAAGTGGATAACCGCCAGGTCCAGGTGATCGTCGAGGATCGTGTCGCTTCTCGGCTCCTTTCCCGCTTCCAGGTTCACCGTATCCTCCTCCTCGAGGCCCAGGTCCCGGATGTAAGGGATGACGCCCAGAACGGGTTTTCCCGTTTTCCTCTCCAGGAAGTCCAGCCCGTCAGCCAGAAGTTCCTTCGCGCCGCGGAACTTGTTGATGACCAACCCGGCCACCAATTCCCGCTCCCACGGCTCCAGGAGCTCCATGGTCCCCACCAGGGAGGCGAAAACGCCCCCGCGATCGATATCCCCTACCAGGAGTACGGGGGCCTCCGCCTCCTTGGCCATGCGCATGTTGGCGATGTCCCGCTCCTTGAGATTTATTTCCGCCGGGCTGCCCGCCCCTTCCAGGACCACGATCTGGTAAGCGGAACGCAACCTTCGCAGTGCCGCCAAGGCGTGAGGCAGCAGGTCCAACTTGATCCGATGGTAATCCCCCGCCTCCAGGTGACCTTCCACTTTTCCGTTGAGGATGATTTGCGCTCCCTTCTCGGAGGTCGGCTTGAGAAGGATGGGGTTCATGTCCGTGTGCGGCCGGATCCCCGCCGCCTGCGCCTGCAGTACCTGCGCCCTCCCCATCTCGCCTCCCTCCGCGGTAACGAAGGAATTGAGGGACATGTTCTGGGACTTGAAGGGTGCCACCCGCCAACCGTCCCGGGCGAAAATGCGGCACAGGGCGGCCACCAGAACGCTCTTCCCGGCATGGGACGAGGTGCCCTGGACCATGAGGCAACGCCCCAGCGCTTTGTCCCCGCTCAACCCCCCTCCTTTCCCGCCTGCCGAAAGGCCTTCACCGCGGCGAGCAGGGATTCCCTGTCGCCCACCTCGACAGCGCCTTCTTCCACCAAGCGACGATAGATCCCGACCGCCGCTCCCCGGGTATGGTCCCTCTCCTCAACAGGTCGAGCCGAGAGGAGGAAAACCTTCTTTCCCCACCTCAGGGCCTGCAATGCCGCCTCCAGATTGACCAGGTTTCCCGGTCCCACGTGCAGATTGGTCACTACCACCGCATCGACTTCCCGGATTACCTCCAGGTTGGACCTGTGCGCCTCCTCCGAGATACGGGAAAAGGGTGCCTCGGTTATCATCCTCAGACCCAGGGCTCTTCCCACCTCCTCATCGCCGTCCCCCAGGTTGAGGACCCCCGCGGTCACGCGGCATCCCGCCTCCAAAAGGTCCCGCATGAGGGAGGCGCCGCTCGCCCCCCCGCAGATCAGATGCACCCGCAGACCGGCCAGGCCGCCGGACCCGTCTACGGGGGGGAGGAATATGACATGCGGCCTTTCGGTTACCGCGTGGCGGGTGACGATGGCCTCCACCCCGAAGACCTCCCGGAGAATGGGGGGAGTGAGGACTTCGCCGGGGGTTCCCCGTGCGAACTCCCTCCCCTTGTGGATAACGATCAACCGTCGGCAATATTGAGAGGCCAAGTTGATATCATGCATCACCATGATCACCGCCAACCCCTGATCGCACATTTCGGACAGCATGCGCAAAAGCGACAGCTGGTGGTTGATATCCAAGTGCTGGGTGGGCTCATCCAGGAGGAGGAGGCCGGTGTCCTGGGCCAGGGCTTGGGCGATGATCACCCTCTGGCGCTCTCCTCCCGAAAGCTCGGTAATCGTCCGATCGGCCAGGTGCCACACGTTGACCTTCTCCATGGCCCGCCGGGCCGCCTCCAAGTCGCGGGGACCGGCTCCCTGCAACCGCCCGAGGTGAGGATTTCTCCCCATGAGCACCACTTCCAGGGCGGTGAAGTCGAAGGTCACCTGCGATTCCTGGGGAACCATGGCCAGTTCCCTCGCCGCTTCCTTGGCCGGCAGGGAGTATAGGTCCTCTCCCCCCAGGAGAACCACCCCCTCCCTAGGCCGCAGGGCCCGGGAAAGGGCCTTGAGAAAACTGGTCTTCCCTGAGCCGTTGGGTCCCAGGATGCCGATGAAGTCTCCCGAGCGCACCTCCAGGTTCAACCCGGCCACCACGTCTTCCCCGTCGTAGGAGGCATGGACGTTCCACGCCCGGAGGTCCTTCCGTTCCCTCAAGTCGATCTTCCTCCCCGCCCGACATCCGCCTTCTACCGATAAATCCCTCAACCAACGGATCGCCTCCCCCGCTTGAGCAGGTAGATGAAGAAGGGCGCCCCGAAAAAGGCGGTTACGATGCCCACCGGCAATTCGTTGGGAGCGATGACCGTACGGGCCAGGGTGTCGGCGAGCACCAGGAAAAGCCCTCCCCCGAGGAGGGATCCCGGGATGAGGTACCGATGGTCGGGGCCGGTGAGCAGGCGCACGATATGGGGGGTCATGAGCCCCACGAAGCCGATGATGCCCGAGACGGAGACCGCTGCCCCCACCATCAGCGAGGCTACAGTGATTATCGCCCACTTGAACCGCTCCACCTCCAGCCCCAGCTGCGCGGCGCGCTCCTCGCCCAGGAGGAGGAGATTGAGATCCTTGCCACAGACGACGCTCGCAGCGGAGCCCACCGCCACAAAGGGCAAGACCGCCAGGACCATGTCCCAATTTCCGGTACCCAGTCCCCCCATCAACCAGAAAAAGATGTTGTGCATGCGATCCTCGCTCATCACCATGAGCAAGGAGACTATGGAAGCCAGAAAGGAAGAGAGGGCGATACCCACCAGGAGCAGGGAGGAAACGGAAACCCTTCCCCCAGCCCTGGCGATGAAATACACCAGGAGGACGGCGCCGAGGGAACCGGCGAAGGCAAAGATGGGGACGGCGGTGAGTCCGCCCCACCCCACCCTGATCCCGAAGAAGAAGGCGATGGTCGCTCCCAGCGCCGCTCCCTGGGAGGAACCGATGATGCTCGGGTCGGCCATGGGATTTCGGAACAGCCCCTGGAATATGGCACCGGCCACCGCCAATCCCATCCCCACCAGCAAGGCGAGGAGAACGCGGGGTAAACGCACGGAGACGATGATGGTCTCCTCGGTGGGGGTCCAGGTGGCATCGACGAGGCGACCCAGGAAAGGCAGGCGAGAGAAGATTATCCTCGCCGAGGTGAGGATGGGAATATAGACGGCTCCCAGGGCGACGGCGGCCACCACCGCCGCCAGGAGGAGCAACCCCAGGGCGACGAGCACCGTGTTGCGACGGCGCCGCAGCGCCGCCAACCTCCGGGTAACCGCAACCGTCCCTTCCATATTACCCTTATCCCCTCAAGCTTCACGGCTCCCGCGCCGCGGTAAAGCCGGTTTCCCCGGGCGCGCCGCCGCGCGACCGCGCCCGGGGTTGCCTGGCTTCGGCGACCATCTCCGCTCGACAGCTGCGGAAACCCTGGCCGCCCAAGGGCTCTTCCCGCCGTTCATCAGGGAAACAACGCCCGGTGTATGGCCTCCAGGCCCTGAATGAGGCGCGGCCCGGTGCGGTAGACGAGGTCCTCGTCGATGACGTAGACTCTTCCTTCCCTCACCGCTTCCATGCGGTCCCAGCCAGGCCTCCTGGTGACGTCCCCGGGATTGGACATGGACCCGCTCCCCACCAGGTAGACCTGGGGATTCTCCGCCATGAGCCGCTCCACGCTGAACTCGTAATAATCGCTTGCCTCGACGTCCCCGATATTCTCACCCCCTGCCAGGGAAATGAGATCGGAGATGATGCTGCTCTTCCCGGCCGTCCACACGTTGTTCTCGTAGTATATCTCGTAGAAGACGCGGGGGCGCTTCTTGCCCTCGGCCTCCAACTCGCGCACCCGCTTTGCAACAGCCTCGGCCCTTTCTTCCATGTCCCGTGCTATCCCCTCCGCCTCTTCCACGGCGCCGGTGATCTCCCCGA
This window contains:
- a CDS encoding ABC transporter ATP-binding protein, which codes for MRERKDLRAWNVHASYDGEDVVAGLNLEVRSGDFIGILGPNGSGKTSFLKALSRALRPREGVVLLGGEDLYSLPAKEAARELAMVPQESQVTFDFTALEVVLMGRNPHLGRLQGAGPRDLEAARRAMEKVNVWHLADRTITELSGGERQRVIIAQALAQDTGLLLLDEPTQHLDINHQLSLLRMLSEMCDQGLAVIMVMHDINLASQYCRRLIVIHKGREFARGTPGEVLTPPILREVFGVEAIVTRHAVTERPHVIFLPPVDGSGGLAGLRVHLICGGASGASLMRDLLEAGCRVTAGVLNLGDGDEEVGRALGLRMITEAPFSRISEEAHRSNLEVIREVDAVVVTNLHVGPGNLVNLEAALQALRWGKKVFLLSARPVEERDHTRGAAVGIYRRLVEEGAVEVGDRESLLAAVKAFRQAGKEGG
- a CDS encoding cobyric acid synthase, with the protein product MVQGTSSHAGKSVLVAALCRIFARDGWRVAPFKSQNMSLNSFVTAEGGEMGRAQVLQAQAAGIRPHTDMNPILLKPTSEKGAQIILNGKVEGHLEAGDYHRIKLDLLPHALAALRRLRSAYQIVVLEGAGSPAEINLKERDIANMRMAKEAEAPVLLVGDIDRGGVFASLVGTMELLEPWERELVAGLVINKFRGAKELLADGLDFLERKTGKPVLGVIPYIRDLGLEEEDTVNLEAGKEPRSDTILDDHLDLAVIHFPYISNATDFQPLEREPGVKVRYVRNPRHLGVPDAIFLPGSKSTASDLAFLRRSGLAAAVMRLAASGIPLIGICAGYQILGRSIEDPAGVEFGPGRVEGLGMLPVDTVMASEKSTHLVKAVARRKIPWLGMDPSHPPLSGYEIHMGISRVEGEAPLLIVERDGMEVRIEDGALHEELPVFGCYLHGIFENRRLRENFLGSLRRRKGLSTVGMAEEWESLREQSLDRLADIVSSTLDMEAVYSLLGLGERSLHNP
- a CDS encoding cobalamin-binding protein, giving the protein MRRKSTLSVVLIGALLAVVLVAGCGSSAEKGKEARPTVFVDDLGREVEIAEVPQSIVSIAPSCTEILFALGLGDKVIGVTEYCDYPEEAKEKPKIGTFTTPNLEAILSLEPDLVLATGGVQAEILGRMEELGLTVFAVNPMTFEQTVEDIRKIGEITGAVEEAEGIARDMEERAEAVAKRVRELEAEGKKRPRVFYEIYYENNVWTAGKSSIISDLISLAGGENIGDVEASDYYEFSVERLMAENPQVYLVGSGSMSNPGDVTRRPGWDRMEAVREGRVYVIDEDLVYRTGPRLIQGLEAIHRALFP
- a CDS encoding iron ABC transporter permease, which codes for MEGTVAVTRRLAALRRRRNTVLVALGLLLLAAVVAAVALGAVYIPILTSARIIFSRLPFLGRLVDATWTPTEETIIVSVRLPRVLLALLVGMGLAVAGAIFQGLFRNPMADPSIIGSSQGAALGATIAFFFGIRVGWGGLTAVPIFAFAGSLGAVLLVYFIARAGGRVSVSSLLLVGIALSSFLASIVSLLMVMSEDRMHNIFFWLMGGLGTGNWDMVLAVLPFVAVGSAASVVCGKDLNLLLLGEERAAQLGLEVERFKWAIITVASLMVGAAVSVSGIIGFVGLMTPHIVRLLTGPDHRYLIPGSLLGGGLFLVLADTLARTVIAPNELPVGIVTAFFGAPFFIYLLKRGRRSVG